A part of Myxococcales bacterium genomic DNA contains:
- the alr gene encoding alanine racemase: MYRSIALINRQALLKNLAFIEELTMLQPMIVMVKANAYGHGLLQIASILNDRPGIAFGVAALKEARSLRAHGIKNQIFLFDGGAFVGKSKDIFRYKITPVISSIRALRDITEFATHRKQKISVHLKFDTGFIRNGFDYQKLLMHGYDEEFKKLKNHAHIEIEGVATHFCMADDLNSDFTDVQIKRFEQCLDYLLDNNISFNYVHFANSATLLRKINLSERFAHLQLLNRPGLLLYGYSPFDNKSELIPVMSIKSQIIAIKEIPPQTCIGYGHTYHAPTKRRVAILAIGYGDGISRRLSNQAKVLIKGQEAPIIGTISMDSCAVDISDIPEAQEGEMATLIGNEDNKCIKASDWALICNTIVWEILTSITARLDRIVI, translated from the coding sequence ATGTATCGCTCGATAGCCCTAATCAACCGACAGGCTTTGCTTAAGAATTTGGCATTTATTGAAGAGTTAACAATGCTTCAACCAATGATCGTCATGGTCAAAGCCAATGCTTATGGTCATGGACTTTTGCAGATAGCCTCGATTCTTAATGATCGGCCAGGTATAGCTTTTGGTGTAGCAGCACTCAAAGAGGCACGAAGCTTACGCGCACATGGAATCAAGAATCAAATTTTTTTGTTCGATGGGGGCGCATTTGTTGGAAAAAGCAAAGATATTTTTCGATATAAAATCACCCCAGTAATTTCATCGATACGAGCCTTGAGGGATATCACAGAATTTGCCACCCATAGAAAACAAAAAATTTCTGTGCACCTCAAATTTGATACTGGCTTCATAAGAAATGGTTTCGATTACCAAAAACTCCTAATGCACGGTTATGACGAAGAGTTTAAAAAACTAAAAAATCATGCTCATATTGAAATAGAAGGAGTTGCGACACATTTTTGCATGGCCGATGATCTTAACTCAGATTTTACCGACGTACAGATAAAGAGATTTGAGCAATGCTTGGATTATCTTTTGGACAACAATATTTCTTTCAACTATGTTCATTTTGCTAACAGTGCAACATTGCTCAGAAAAATTAATTTGTCCGAACGATTTGCTCATCTTCAGCTCCTTAATCGCCCTGGCTTACTGCTTTATGGCTACAGCCCTTTTGACAATAAAAGTGAACTTATTCCAGTAATGAGCATCAAATCGCAGATTATCGCCATAAAAGAAATTCCACCTCAGACGTGCATTGGTTATGGACATACTTATCATGCACCGACAAAACGAAGAGTGGCTATTCTTGCTATTGGTTATGGTGATGGCATTTCGCGTCGTCTGAGTAATCAGGCAAAAGTGCTCATCAAAGGACAAGAGGCCCCAATCATTGGCACAATATCCATGGACTCGTGCGCCGTCGATATAAGTGACATTCCTGAAGCTCAGGAAGGAGAGATGGCAACACTGATTGGAAACGAAGACAATAAATGCATCAAAGCCTCTGATTGGGCCCTCATCTGCAACACAATTGTATGGGAAATACTCACTTCCATAACAGCGCGCCTAGATAGGATAGTGATTTAG
- the grxD gene encoding Grx4 family monothiol glutaredoxin, producing the protein MNSEVKTTIDALIKNNSIMLFMKGSKERPQCGFSKQVVEVLSHLVSDFASFDVLSDSTIREAIKEYSDWPTIPQLYVNGEFIGGCDIVLDLLDKGELPEILGLKKAQTVPHIEVSPAAIQAFINAQQEKNDDEAIRISISTDFAHGLSFDQSNSNDFKIEVNGVTLIIDPYSATRADKLKIDFITEKLDSGFSFENPNEPPHVKEMSVEELKQVQLENKTFHLIDVRPQAERDLAHITFARPLENISEEEIKTLDKNSMIVFHCHHGGRSRAQAEKWRNLGFKNLYNLTGGIDAWARKIDAKVPTYA; encoded by the coding sequence ATGAACAGTGAAGTAAAAACTACTATCGATGCCCTCATAAAAAATAATTCCATCATGCTTTTTATGAAGGGAAGTAAAGAACGTCCACAGTGTGGGTTTTCCAAACAGGTTGTCGAGGTCTTAAGTCATCTCGTAAGTGATTTTGCAAGCTTCGATGTGCTGAGCGATTCTACAATTCGTGAAGCTATCAAAGAATATTCGGACTGGCCCACCATTCCTCAACTTTATGTGAACGGTGAATTCATCGGCGGCTGCGATATCGTTTTGGATTTGCTTGATAAAGGCGAGCTCCCTGAAATTTTAGGTTTAAAAAAAGCCCAAACAGTTCCCCATATTGAAGTCAGTCCCGCTGCTATCCAGGCTTTTATTAATGCTCAGCAAGAAAAAAACGATGATGAGGCGATCAGAATAAGTATTTCAACAGATTTTGCCCATGGCCTAAGCTTTGATCAATCCAACAGCAATGATTTCAAAATTGAAGTAAATGGTGTGACCCTGATCATAGATCCCTACAGCGCCACCAGAGCCGATAAACTTAAAATAGATTTCATCACCGAAAAACTTGATTCAGGATTTTCATTCGAAAATCCAAATGAGCCTCCTCATGTAAAAGAAATGAGTGTCGAAGAACTTAAGCAAGTACAGCTGGAAAATAAAACGTTTCATCTCATAGACGTGCGCCCTCAAGCTGAGCGAGATCTCGCGCATATTACTTTTGCCCGGCCTTTAGAAAACATAAGCGAAGAAGAAATAAAAACTCTCGATAAAAATTCCATGATCGTTTTTCATTGTCACCATGGCGGACGCAGTCGCGCTCAAGCAGAAAAATGGCGTAATTTGGGATTTAAAAATCTCTACAATCTCACCGGTGGTATTGATGCGTGGGCACGAAAAATTGATGCAAAAGTGCCAACCTATGCCTAG
- a CDS encoding class I SAM-dependent methyltransferase, producing MNEALSPYVRLIGKIANTRHPGGLKASESLLNKTDINKKWRILDLGCGAGHTSAHIAKKYGCYVNGVDISTDALHHASQLYKNEPYFKQMQFEQGDIKHLSFSDGYFNAVVCESVLLFLEEKEAAIAEMIRVLKPGGFLLLNELCLGDSSQDELRSYLARPEFAGHLCSTHFLEEIILKHGLCIKINEQNPLNILEQLKADILQFGNMKGVYQLLELAHQIFTNRESRIDILRLIKFFLDMPSGISKLINLRILAQKSHL from the coding sequence ATGAATGAAGCACTCAGCCCTTATGTTCGTTTGATCGGAAAGATCGCCAACACCAGACATCCTGGCGGTCTTAAAGCGAGTGAATCATTACTCAATAAAACGGATATCAATAAAAAATGGCGTATTTTAGATTTGGGTTGTGGAGCGGGTCATACAAGCGCTCATATTGCCAAAAAATATGGCTGTTATGTCAATGGAGTTGATATTTCAACTGACGCGCTCCATCATGCATCACAGCTTTATAAAAATGAACCCTATTTCAAGCAGATGCAATTTGAACAAGGAGATATCAAACATTTATCTTTTTCCGATGGATATTTTAATGCCGTGGTGTGCGAATCAGTGTTGTTATTCCTAGAGGAAAAAGAGGCTGCTATAGCCGAAATGATACGCGTTCTAAAACCTGGCGGCTTTTTACTACTCAATGAACTTTGCCTAGGTGACAGTTCTCAAGATGAGTTGCGCAGCTACTTAGCACGCCCAGAGTTTGCTGGCCATCTGTGCTCAACACATTTTCTCGAAGAAATAATTTTGAAACATGGGCTTTGCATTAAAATCAACGAACAAAATCCACTCAATATTTTAGAGCAACTGAAGGCTGATATTTTACAATTTGGCAACATGAAAGGCGTCTATCAACTATTAGAATTAGCGCATCAAATATTTACCAATAGGGAAAGCAGAATCGATATATTAAGGCTCATTAAATTTTTTCTCGATATGCCCTCTGGAATCAGCAAGCTTATCAACTTGAGAATATTGGCTCAAAAATCGCATTTGTAA
- a CDS encoding acyltransferase family protein — translation MATSFIDLIEEYANNFIDDDTKKRVEQIAARQTNEFGVDQFGLDARTLRAVVPILCWFYHHYFRVETFGAQHIPKGRMMVIANHSGQLPFDGAMIAAAFLLEAKEPRLLRGMVERWTSEIPFVSTLLPRLGQVVGSPSTCKTLLENEEGVIVFPEGVKGISKLFSERYQLTSFGTGFMRIALAAKAPVVPVALIGAEEQAPAVANLAPLAKTLGIPALPIIFPQLVPLPLPVKYRIYIGEPIYFNGDGTEDDDDIAVMVKSVKDTVQQMIKNGLEKRKHIFF, via the coding sequence ATGGCAACTTCTTTTATCGACCTCATTGAGGAATACGCTAATAATTTTATTGATGACGATACCAAGAAGCGTGTAGAACAGATTGCTGCACGACAGACAAATGAGTTTGGAGTCGATCAGTTTGGACTCGATGCGCGAACTTTACGTGCGGTTGTGCCAATTTTATGCTGGTTTTATCACCATTATTTTCGTGTAGAAACTTTTGGAGCCCAACATATTCCCAAAGGTCGCATGATGGTGATCGCTAACCACTCGGGTCAACTACCTTTCGATGGTGCGATGATTGCTGCAGCTTTTTTATTAGAAGCAAAAGAGCCGAGACTTTTACGGGGAATGGTTGAAAGGTGGACATCCGAGATTCCTTTTGTTTCTACTTTGCTTCCTCGTTTAGGACAGGTGGTGGGAAGTCCTTCTACCTGCAAAACCCTCCTAGAAAACGAAGAAGGGGTTATTGTTTTTCCTGAAGGTGTCAAAGGAATCTCTAAATTATTTTCGGAGCGTTATCAGCTCACAAGTTTTGGTACAGGTTTTATGCGTATTGCTTTAGCTGCTAAGGCACCAGTGGTTCCAGTAGCTTTGATAGGAGCAGAAGAGCAAGCTCCTGCTGTCGCAAACTTAGCACCATTGGCTAAAACTTTGGGTATACCTGCGCTGCCTATCATATTTCCTCAACTTGTACCGCTGCCATTACCGGTTAAATACCGTATCTACATTGGTGAGCCAATATATTTTAATGGGGATGGTACTGAAGATGACGATGATATTGCTGTGATGGTAAAAAGTGTAAAAGATACCGTTCAGCAGATGATTAAAAATGGATTAGAAAAAAGAAAACACATATTTTTTTAG
- a CDS encoding dual specificity protein phosphatase family protein: protein MKFFIVYILLQTSLFATNTESKQGNNGHQRPSEEENDSEPATKKRKINKDLDEENKLLSDNEKCLMIKNFIDNILKPEVQINDFMINVNNTINSVLDVKNYLEDEKNSNEIITSILTKYPEIIEIINKKDENLCNNFKKGVINFIDYNIESINDFILNLRERKTDINLNLFIEDLKTYKDSLDETIYFIEDFIDEDQGINSVDYLMIEELNTFDLESYFQEKNKISSQGIKFLELILGSKYPINNFCANKVVNFIVKNYNSIIKHLNEKDINISFMNFIYKNIENIKYCISSIKNTNNDLYLKLINLDQNIMIPIEFYNLSQIDDFNKSSKKLNSYQEGKDRYEDILTFMNNFKYKLDNNRYINASVINFDDFSHKFIQSQAPLLGTIDDQWQMIWESDSKTTIMLTNFMESRRVKAICYWPKDCDDYLAGDITVSFMKKEDLMNGSLIKYTIIMKKNNKEKEHIILHYIKWPDHGVVDALEFLEIIKTVKSINEDNDNLIVHCSAGVGRAGTFISAYSIIYGSDNETNVYERVKQLKNQRIFSVQTEEQYKLVNDVVKLNNNN, encoded by the coding sequence ATGAAATTTTTTATAGTATACATCTTATTGCAAACATCTTTATTTGCCACAAACACTGAAAGCAAGCAAGGAAACAATGGACACCAAAGACCTTCTGAAGAAGAGAATGACAGTGAACCGGCAACAAAAAAAAGAAAAATTAACAAAGATTTAGATGAAGAAAATAAGTTATTATCTGATAATGAAAAATGTTTAATGATTAAAAATTTTATTGATAATATTTTAAAACCAGAAGTACAAATTAATGATTTTATGATAAATGTTAACAATACAATAAACAGCGTTTTAGATGTTAAAAACTATTTAGAAGATGAAAAAAATTCTAATGAAATAATCACTTCAATACTAACAAAGTATCCTGAAATAATAGAAATAATCAATAAAAAAGATGAAAATCTGTGTAATAACTTCAAAAAAGGAGTTATCAATTTTATTGATTACAACATTGAAAGCATTAATGATTTTATTTTAAACCTTAGAGAAAGAAAAACAGATATAAATTTAAATTTATTTATAGAAGATTTAAAAACATATAAAGATTCATTAGATGAAACAATATATTTTATTGAAGATTTTATAGATGAGGATCAAGGTATAAACTCCGTTGATTACTTAATGATTGAAGAATTAAACACTTTTGATCTTGAAAGTTATTTCCAAGAAAAAAATAAAATTTCATCGCAAGGTATAAAATTTTTAGAGTTAATTTTAGGATCCAAATATCCAATAAATAATTTTTGCGCCAATAAGGTAGTAAATTTTATAGTAAAAAATTATAATTCAATAATAAAACATTTAAATGAAAAAGATATTAACATATCTTTTATGAATTTTATTTATAAAAATATTGAAAATATTAAATACTGCATATCATCTATAAAAAACACAAATAATGATTTATATTTAAAACTTATTAATCTTGATCAAAACATTATGATTCCTATTGAATTTTATAATCTTTCTCAAATAGATGACTTTAATAAGTCATCAAAAAAATTAAATTCCTATCAAGAAGGTAAAGATCGTTATGAAGATATTCTTACATTTATGAATAATTTTAAATACAAGTTAGATAATAATAGATATATAAATGCAAGCGTTATTAATTTTGATGATTTTTCTCATAAATTTATTCAGTCTCAAGCACCTCTTTTGGGTACAATTGATGATCAATGGCAAATGATTTGGGAGTCTGATTCAAAAACTACGATTATGCTTACAAATTTTATGGAGAGCAGAAGAGTTAAAGCCATTTGTTATTGGCCTAAAGATTGTGATGATTATTTAGCTGGAGATATTACTGTTTCTTTTATGAAAAAAGAAGATCTTATGAATGGTTCCTTGATAAAGTATACAATAATTATGAAGAAAAACAATAAAGAAAAAGAACATATTATATTGCACTATATTAAATGGCCTGATCACGGAGTAGTGGATGCACTTGAATTTTTAGAAATCATAAAAACTGTAAAAAGTATTAATGAAGATAATGATAATTTAATAGTTCATTGCAGCGCTGGAGTGGGTAGAGCTGGAACATTCATTTCAGCTTATAGTATAATATATGGTTCTGATAATGAAACAAATGTTTATGAGCGAGTAAAACAATTAAAAAATCAAAGAATATTTTCAGTTCAAACTGAAGAACAGTATAAATTAGTTAATGATGTAGTTAAATTAAATAACAATAATTAA
- the carB gene encoding carbamoyl-phosphate synthase large subunit: protein MPRRTDIHNICIIGSGPVVIGQAAEFDYSGTQAIKALKEEGFRVILINSNPASIMTNSNIADRTYIEPLTLEYVTKILEKERPCALLPTVGGQTALNLAVELHNAGVLKRLNIELIGADINAIEKAENRDLFKKVMADAGLPTLRSTVCHSEQEAKHFLAEFGLPIIIRPSFTLGGTGGGIAYTENQFSDLVKNGLELSPNHQVLIEESVIGFKEYEFEVIRDEADNAVIVCSIENFDPMGVHTGDSITVAPAQTLSDPEYQILRNASLKVLRAIGVKTGGSNVQFAVNPKNGRFAVIEMNPRVSRSSALASKATGYPIAKVAAKLAVGFHLDEIINDITQKTTAAFEPALDYVVTKIPKFAFEKFQAQEPHLTTQMRSVGEVMAIGRTFKESLHKAMASLEESFNGFDLSTIKNEVIDTNCFKKFVGTATPRRLWRVAAAFHNGYQVDEVAQASGIDPWFLQQIYEIVLQEQKLINASLSVLSAKDFYELKSTGFLDARIAQLLGENEHDVRRARLKLGVAPIYKRVDTCAGEFQAHTPYLYSTYEDDYFSLSNGKLVKKSACEANVTNLRKVVVIGSGPIRIGQGIEFDCCSTESILALKKLGIEAIMINSNPETLSTDFDIADRLYFEPITFEHIANVLNIEKPLGVIVQLGGQTPLSLARSLSDAGFPILGTSPNNIDRAEDRERSSQLFSDLGFNQPASVTAMDLEKALIGGNNLGYPLMVRPSYVLGGRAMERVYSEEELSTYIEKAFKAAPNRPVLIDRFLDGAIELDVDALSDGDSVYIAGILQHIEEAGIHSGDSAAVLPPYDLGPNLVDEISTITRRLCRELQIKGLINIQFAIKNNACFIIEANPRASRTVPFISKATNIPLAALATRIMCGESMPTHLKNQDFRNFMPSGITAIKAPVMPFSKFPAADPLLGPEMRSTGEVMSMAQCFSWAFIKGLLSAGTRLPSKGVLFVSVADRDKEALLPAFKQMYTAGFSFVATAGTHWFLKAHDIESRRINKVREGSPHVLDLLESNEIDLMFNTILGSTSVHDSHLFRKAALKKNIPYFTSVSAAKALAHALVTPSDDTIYKVVSMQDHHGSRYE from the coding sequence ATGCCCAGACGAACTGATATTCACAACATCTGTATTATTGGCTCAGGACCAGTTGTAATCGGACAAGCAGCTGAATTTGATTATTCTGGCACTCAGGCCATAAAGGCTTTGAAAGAAGAAGGCTTTCGCGTAATTCTGATCAATTCTAACCCTGCATCAATAATGACCAACAGCAACATAGCTGATCGAACCTACATTGAACCTCTCACCTTAGAGTATGTAACAAAAATTTTAGAGAAGGAACGTCCCTGCGCTCTTCTTCCAACAGTAGGCGGACAAACAGCTTTAAATCTTGCTGTAGAACTGCATAATGCCGGTGTATTAAAGCGTCTTAATATTGAACTGATCGGGGCAGATATCAATGCCATTGAAAAGGCTGAGAACCGAGATCTTTTTAAAAAAGTCATGGCTGATGCTGGACTACCAACACTGCGTTCCACTGTCTGTCACAGTGAGCAGGAAGCCAAACACTTTTTGGCTGAGTTTGGCCTGCCAATCATAATTCGCCCAAGCTTTACCTTGGGAGGTACAGGCGGCGGTATCGCCTATACCGAAAATCAATTTAGTGATCTGGTTAAAAATGGTCTAGAGCTCAGCCCTAACCATCAAGTCTTGATTGAAGAAAGTGTGATCGGATTTAAAGAGTATGAGTTTGAAGTCATTCGCGATGAAGCAGACAACGCAGTGATCGTTTGTTCTATAGAAAATTTCGACCCTATGGGAGTGCATACGGGAGACTCTATCACTGTGGCTCCCGCTCAAACTTTGAGCGATCCTGAATACCAAATTTTAAGAAATGCGAGCCTGAAAGTTTTACGAGCTATCGGTGTAAAAACCGGTGGTAGCAACGTGCAATTCGCGGTCAACCCAAAAAATGGCCGTTTTGCTGTTATTGAAATGAACCCTCGGGTATCGCGCAGTTCAGCACTTGCCTCTAAAGCGACAGGCTATCCCATAGCCAAGGTTGCAGCTAAACTTGCAGTCGGGTTTCACCTTGATGAAATTATTAATGACATCACGCAAAAAACAACAGCTGCATTTGAGCCAGCACTGGATTACGTTGTCACAAAAATTCCCAAATTTGCTTTTGAAAAATTTCAAGCGCAGGAGCCCCATCTTACTACCCAAATGCGTTCGGTGGGAGAAGTTATGGCTATTGGGCGTACTTTTAAAGAAAGTTTGCACAAAGCGATGGCTTCTTTAGAAGAAAGTTTCAACGGCTTTGATCTCTCCACTATTAAAAATGAAGTTATCGATACCAACTGCTTTAAAAAATTTGTCGGAACAGCGACCCCTCGACGTTTATGGCGAGTCGCAGCAGCTTTTCATAATGGCTATCAAGTCGATGAGGTTGCTCAAGCGAGCGGTATTGATCCATGGTTTTTGCAGCAAATCTATGAAATAGTTCTGCAAGAACAAAAGCTCATAAATGCCTCGCTCAGTGTGCTGAGCGCTAAAGATTTTTACGAACTGAAAAGTACAGGCTTTCTTGATGCACGAATAGCTCAACTGCTAGGAGAAAATGAGCATGATGTTCGTAGAGCTCGACTTAAGCTGGGAGTTGCTCCTATCTACAAACGAGTTGATACCTGTGCAGGTGAATTTCAGGCTCACACTCCCTATCTCTACTCGACCTACGAAGATGATTATTTCTCTTTAAGTAATGGAAAACTCGTTAAAAAATCTGCGTGCGAAGCCAATGTCACTAATCTTCGAAAAGTCGTCGTCATTGGCTCTGGACCTATACGCATTGGCCAAGGTATTGAGTTTGATTGTTGTTCTACCGAAAGCATCCTTGCATTAAAGAAACTTGGCATCGAAGCTATCATGATCAATTCCAACCCAGAAACTTTGAGCACCGATTTTGACATCGCCGATCGCTTATATTTTGAACCTATTACTTTTGAACACATCGCTAATGTTTTAAATATTGAAAAGCCATTGGGGGTTATTGTACAGCTTGGTGGTCAAACTCCTCTTTCTTTGGCACGTTCGTTAAGCGATGCTGGCTTTCCCATCTTAGGAACTTCACCTAACAATATCGATCGAGCTGAAGATCGTGAACGTTCAAGCCAACTTTTTAGCGACCTGGGCTTTAATCAGCCTGCATCTGTCACAGCTATGGACTTAGAAAAGGCTCTGATAGGCGGAAACAATCTTGGCTATCCATTGATGGTGCGCCCGAGTTATGTCTTGGGTGGGCGCGCCATGGAGAGAGTTTATAGCGAAGAAGAGCTTAGCACTTATATTGAAAAAGCTTTTAAGGCAGCTCCCAATAGACCTGTGCTTATCGACCGATTTTTAGACGGTGCAATCGAGCTTGACGTTGATGCCTTAAGTGATGGTGATTCAGTCTATATCGCTGGAATTTTACAGCACATTGAAGAGGCTGGTATACATTCAGGTGATTCGGCAGCGGTACTTCCCCCTTACGATCTAGGACCCAATCTGGTTGATGAAATCAGCACCATTACGCGCCGTTTATGTAGAGAGTTACAGATAAAAGGCCTTATTAATATTCAATTTGCTATTAAAAACAACGCTTGCTTCATTATAGAGGCTAACCCCCGTGCCTCACGTACGGTTCCTTTCATCAGCAAGGCCACCAATATTCCTCTCGCAGCCTTAGCAACGAGAATTATGTGCGGCGAAAGCATGCCAACACACCTTAAAAATCAGGATTTCCGAAATTTTATGCCTTCGGGTATAACTGCTATCAAAGCACCTGTAATGCCCTTTTCAAAATTCCCAGCAGCTGACCCCCTATTAGGCCCAGAAATGCGTTCCACAGGTGAAGTCATGTCCATGGCCCAATGTTTTTCCTGGGCTTTTATCAAAGGATTGCTTTCTGCAGGTACCAGACTCCCCTCCAAGGGAGTTCTCTTTGTATCGGTGGCAGATCGAGATAAGGAAGCTCTTTTGCCTGCTTTTAAACAGATGTACACCGCCGGATTTTCATTTGTCGCTACTGCTGGAACTCATTGGTTTTTAAAAGCTCATGATATTGAATCACGAAGGATAAACAAAGTGCGTGAAGGCAGTCCTCATGTCTTAGATTTGCTTGAAAGCAATGAAATTGATCTTATGTTCAATACTATTTTGGGCTCCACCAGTGTTCACGATAGCCATCTTTTTAGAAAGGCTGCGTTGAAAAAAAACATACCCTATTTCACTTCTGTTTCTGCAGCAAAAGCACTTGCGCATGCACTGGTTACTCCTTCTGATGATACAATTTACAAGGTTGTTTCTATGCAAGATCATCATGGGAGTCGTTATGAATGA
- a CDS encoding FAD-binding oxidoreductase, translating to MADKQAFFEFLKTKISKNRILLGKDEKFYAQCDQSTNVSPSLPLAVIKAITIDELIWVTKACINHCIPLVIRGAGTGKSGGAIATPQSVIIDITKLNRIIEIDRKNLTAEVEPGVILGDFQTAVKAHGLFYPPDPASWTMCTIGGNVAENASGPSTLKYGSTRDYLLGGQAILGTGEVINFGKRCPKGVSGYDIASLLCGSEGTLAVFTKFTLRLLPLPKDESAALFLFEKDSTALKAVTRVLHCGHLPKTLEYIDKNCISALKHQGHFKHLGDNCAALLIECDASYLGGAQKQLEMIQNDLEDLTLRSEYAHSKEEHEHLRKIRSSLSQACSSWLGKKLSEDMAIPLCSMEEFSYWFKAQEQKPHLLCALFGHAGDGNLHVQIMYNNEKYSHTAQDLRHRVLLKVLSLGGTLSAEHGIGLQKKSYLHLEHSQALIDIQKGIKKTFDPHNVLNPGKIFDM from the coding sequence ATGGCTGATAAACAAGCATTTTTTGAATTTCTAAAAACAAAAATCAGCAAAAATCGAATCCTGCTTGGCAAAGATGAAAAGTTTTACGCGCAGTGTGATCAATCAACTAACGTTTCCCCATCTCTTCCTTTAGCTGTTATCAAAGCAATCACTATCGATGAACTTATATGGGTCACCAAAGCATGCATTAATCATTGCATTCCCTTGGTGATACGCGGCGCTGGTACGGGCAAGTCGGGCGGAGCTATTGCTACACCACAAAGTGTCATTATTGATATTACAAAACTCAATCGCATCATTGAAATTGATAGAAAAAATCTTACTGCTGAAGTGGAGCCAGGTGTGATATTGGGAGATTTTCAAACAGCAGTTAAAGCTCATGGCTTATTTTACCCTCCTGATCCAGCATCGTGGACTATGTGCACTATTGGCGGCAATGTGGCAGAAAATGCATCAGGCCCTTCTACGCTTAAATACGGCAGCACCAGAGATTATCTTTTGGGAGGACAAGCCATTTTAGGAACTGGAGAAGTCATCAATTTCGGTAAACGTTGTCCTAAGGGTGTAAGTGGCTATGACATCGCATCACTTTTATGCGGTAGCGAGGGAACTTTAGCTGTGTTCACCAAATTTACTCTGCGCCTTTTGCCCCTTCCCAAAGATGAAAGCGCCGCACTTTTTTTATTTGAAAAAGACAGCACAGCCCTCAAGGCAGTGACGCGCGTACTGCACTGTGGACACTTACCAAAAACACTCGAATATATCGATAAGAATTGCATATCTGCCCTTAAGCACCAAGGACACTTCAAACATCTTGGTGATAATTGCGCAGCCCTCTTGATCGAGTGCGATGCATCTTACCTGGGTGGCGCTCAAAAACAGCTTGAAATGATTCAAAACGATCTGGAAGATCTAACGCTTCGCTCTGAATATGCGCACAGCAAAGAAGAACACGAACACCTGAGAAAAATTCGCTCAAGCCTAAGCCAAGCGTGTTCTTCATGGTTGGGCAAAAAATTATCAGAGGATATGGCTATACCCTTATGCTCGATGGAGGAATTTAGCTATTGGTTTAAAGCTCAAGAGCAAAAACCTCATCTTCTGTGTGCTTTGTTTGGTCATGCCGGAGATGGCAATCTCCATGTGCAAATTATGTATAATAATGAAAAATACAGCCATACTGCGCAAGATTTACGTCACAGAGTGTTACTAAAAGTACTTTCTTTAGGTGGTACATTGAGCGCAGAACACGGCATTGGTCTGCAAAAAAAATCTTATCTTCACCTTGAGCACTCCCAAGCTCTCATCGATATCCAAAAAGGCATAAAAAAAACTTTTGATCCTCATAATGTATTAAATCCTGGAAAAATCTTTGATATGTGA